In Rhinatrema bivittatum chromosome 1, aRhiBiv1.1, whole genome shotgun sequence, a single genomic region encodes these proteins:
- the PGBD4 gene encoding LOW QUALITY PROTEIN: piggyBac transposable element-derived protein 4 (The sequence of the model RefSeq protein was modified relative to this genomic sequence to represent the inferred CDS: deleted 2 bases in 1 codon; substituted 3 bases at 3 genomic stop codons) translates to MIDFDDQFLQPVENVGFKNFVQQAFSHYKVFSKPIFRKDIPSLYNQCHGHIQALLAKAEGSSMYFITNIWTYMNATHSYLSLMTHWWNLVEAETDISFSGDGALGYSDVEPDSDETEDYEVDDTFTWTAKPVSECKHLAFTGSPGLQVDINDTSDPLQFFKLFMTPEILDNMVRETNCCTCQLASKPDIKQHSRLHQWVDMTPVELFVFMVDTLLQGIIQKPESDMNWTTPYFQNMITGQRFKLLHICLHFVDNNALSPTTSAAQWSIQKIKPLFDSLIQHFSSVYIPLENIAVNEYLMLWKGRLAMKQYIPMKHSRFSLKSYELCKSGSGNIWKSIVHIGPAMDLDMSSDGLKSSQIILIVVRGLLDKGYCVFMDNYYSSPTLYNQLIDRKTDAVGTVRISLKQMPQELKYKISRGPVTVKYCDKLMALKWLDKKDVIMLSTYHTVNTVTVVSSSGKEKQKPQVIIDYNKNMGAVDVADQMLVAXPAERKQHKVWCKKQFRHLPNQITLNSYMLFTKENPSVNQNHLQFQLKLIEKLLEEYHHLVPVVKCVRRSTDTSNPLXLTARHFPQIYQPTSVKSTPTRRCKVXCSHKDDTGKTVRKETRYYCPDYDIPLCIVPCFETYDMKHNY, encoded by the exons ATGATTGACTTTGATGACCAGTTCCTGCAGCcagtggagaatgtgggctttaAAAATTTTGTGCAACAGGCATTCTCCCATTACAAAGTATTCTCCAAGCCCATCTTTAGGAAGGACATCCCctccctgtacaaccagtgccatgGTCATATCCAGGCactgctggctaaggcagagggaagtagCATGTATTTCATCACTAACATCTGGACCTACATGAATGCTACacactcttatctctccctgatgACACATTGGTGGAATCTGGTAGAAGCAGAAACAGACATCAGCTTTAGTGGTGATGGAGCATTAGGGT ATAGTGATGTCGAGCCTGATAGTGATGAGACGGAGGATTATGAGGTTGATGACACATTCACATGGACAGCAAAGCCAGTATCAGAATGTAAGCATCTTGCTTTTACAGGAAGTCCTGGTCTACAAGTGGATATCAATGACACAAGTGATCCATTGCAGTTTTTCAAATTGTTTATGACCCCAGAAATTTTGGACAACATGGTCAGAGAAACCAATTGTTGCACCTGCCAGCTTGCTTCTAAGCCTGACATCAAACAGCATTCCCGTTTACATCAGTGGGTTGATATGACACCAGTTGAACTCTTTGTATTCATGGTAGATACATTGCTTCAAGGCATAATTCAAAAGCCAGAGTCAGATATGAATTGGACGACACCCTATTTTCAGAACATGATTACTGGACAGAGGTTCAAACTTCTGCACATCTGCCTTCATTTTGTGGATAACAATGCATTGTCACCAACTACAAGCGCTGCTCAGTGGTCAATCCAAAAGATAAAACCATTGTTTGATTCCCTTATTCAGCATTTCTCATCAGTTTACATTCCACTGGAGAATATTGCTGTCAATGAGTATCTCATGTTGTGGAAGGGGAGACTTGCTATGAAGCAGTATATACCGATGAAACATAGTCGTTTCAGTTTGAAGTCATACGAGCTGTGCAAAAGTGGTAGTGGCAACATTTGGAAGTCAATTGTGCATATTGGTCCAGCGATGGATTTGGATATGTCTTCAGATGGGTTGAAGTCATCGCAAATTATACTCATTGTTGTGAGAGGCCTCTTGGATAAAGGTTACTGTGTATTTATGGATAATTACTACAGCTCCCCCACTTTGTACAATCAGTTGATTGACAGAAAAACTGATGCTGTTGGAACAGTAAGAATTTCATTGAAACAAATGCCTCAAGAACTAAAGTATAAAATTTCACGTGGACCAGTTACTGTGAAATACTGTGACAAATTGATGGCGCTCAAGTGGCTGGATAAAAAAGACGTAATAATGTTATCAACATATCATACTGTCAACACGGTAACTGTTGTCAGTTCAagtggaaaagaaaaacagaaaccacaAGTTATTAtagattacaataaaaatatgggaGCAGTCGACGTTGCAGACCAAATGCTAGTTGCATAGCCAGCAGAAAGAAAACAACataaggtttggtgtaagaagcaaTTCAGACACTTACCAAACCAAATTACTTTGAACTCATACATGTTGTTTACAAAG GAGAATCCTTCAGTGAATCAAAACCATTTACAGTTCCAATTGAAGTTGATAGAGAAGTTGTTAGAAGAATATCATCATCTGGTGCCAGTTGTCAAGTGTGTCAGACGGTCAACTGATACTTCAAATCCACTGTGACTCACAGCAAGGCACTTCCCACAGATTTACCAACCAACTTCTGTGAAGTCCACCCCCACAAGAAGATGTAAAGTTTGATGTTCACACAAGGATGACACTGGAAAAACAGTGCGCAAGGAGACACGCTACTACTGTCCTGACTATGACATTCCTCTCTGCATTGTTCCCTGCTTTGAAACATATGATATGAAACACAACTACTGA